Part of the Flavobacteriales bacterium genome, CCCGTTTCCCGACTTCAGGTACTTCTCTCTTCGGGTTGCATCTTGCTGATTATTGCATCCTTCGAAGTAAATGAGTTCCAGTGGCAACCGATGTTTAGTAGAATGTACTAGTCCGTTCTGATGTTGTTGCAGCCTTTGTCTTAAATCGGCAGTGTATCCAGTGTAAAAAAGGTCGTCCTTTTGGC contains:
- a CDS encoding GIY-YIG nuclease family protein — translated: MSYFFVYVLRSQKDDLFYTGYTADLRQRLQQHQNGLVHSTKHRLPLELIYFEGCNNQQDATRREKYLKSGNGKIYLKSRLRNFLGDDPTG